In Thermofilum pendens Hrk 5, the sequence GCTCGCATCCCTCGCCGTCGGCATACTCATGGTCGCGGAAGGCATGCTGGCAATAGCGCTCGGCATGAGGTACCTAGGCCTCGAGGAGAAACAGCTCAGGAGCTTCACGCTCCTACTACTCGTGTACTCGAGCCAGTTCAGAGTGTACATCGTGAGGGAGAGGAAGCACTTCTGGTCCTCGAGGCCCGGCAACGCGCTCCTAGCCTCGATCACCGCCACTATAGCCGTGTTCACCGCGATGGCCGTGCTCGGAGTCCTGATGACACCCCTTACTCCGCTCCAAGCACTCTTCGCGCTAGGCTACACCGCCGCCTTCACGCTGGGAGTAGTAGACCCCGTCAAGTACGTCGCGTTCAAGAAGTTCCAGCTCTAAGCCCGCCGGCGGGCTAGGCGTACGGCTGGAATAGCAGGAGGGTGCCCGCGGCTATTAGGAGGAGCCCCGAAAGCCTGTTCACGAGGTCCTCCCTGTAGAGGGCGCGCTCGAAGAGCGAGGCAACCTTCCCGGAGCCCGACAGCGCGAGCGCGAGCACCGAGCTGGTCCCGAGGGAGTAGCCGAGCGCCAGGTACAGCGCCTCCGAGAAGTCCTCCATGCTTGTACCCACCACTGCCAGGAAGGGGCCGAGCACGAGGGGGAGGTTGCACTGAACGGACAAGAAGCCGAAGAGGCCGCACCTACCGTACACGCCCAGCCTGCCCCCCGGGAGAACGGCCGGGAGGTCAACCCTGTAGCCAGCAACCCCCGAAGCCCCCAGTAGCAGGAGGAGGATGGCGGTGAAGGATGTCAGGACGGCGTGGGCCACCGAGAGTGCCTTGGAGAGCAGGGCGAAGAGCAACCCCAAGGCGAGTATACTCGACGCGGAAGCCGCGAAGCACCCGCCAGCCATCCTGGACGCCCTAGCCCCTACCCTCGCGGAAGCCGCGGCGTGGGCTATGAGCAGGGGGAGGGTGCAGGGGGAGAACGCCGCAAGGACACCGGCGAAGAACGAGACTACCGCCGCCACCAGGGGCAGGCCGGAGCCCTGGCTCCTCGGCTCCACGGGGCAGGACCCGGCCTCGCAGGAGTTTCCCTGGGGCGCGCCGGCCTGGGGCAGTGGCTGGACCAGGGATGCGAGAACCCAGCTGAGCATGGACTGCGTGACGTTAGGTCCCGGGAATTCCCCCACGTACCTCGCGGCAACCCTTCCGTCCAGGAAGAGTATGTACGTCGGGGTCGACGTCACGCCGTACTTGTAGAAGGCTTCCGCGGTTCCCTCCCCGAGCCTCACCACGTAGAAGCGGACGGCGAGCACCCCGCCCCGGCTGGCTAAGGCCGCCCAGTAGGGCTCCATCTTCTCGCAGACCGGGCACGTGGGCGACGAGAACATAATGGCTACCGCCCCTCCAGAGCTGACGGCGGAGTACACCTCGCTGGAGGACGCCAGGAGGTACGGCTCGGCCGGCCGTTGCGAGCGGGCGTAGAGGAGAGCCACGCTCAGCACTGCGGATAGCGCGACCATGGCTACGAGAGCCCGCCAGCCCAGCCTCCTGCTCTTCGCCGGTGAGTTTAGGCTCAGCTTCCATGTCTTCATGGCGTAAACCCGTGTATCCAGGTGGAATATTACTGTTTCGCGCAGCCCCGCGGATGCACGCACCCGATGCGCAGAGAAAGCGTGAAGCCCGCTTGGAGCGCTGGCCCGGGGGCGGGGTGTCCAACGCGCGGTGAGTCCCACCGGCCTTCATCCTCGCCGACGCGGGCGCGTCCAGCGGGCTCCCGAAGTATAAGTATATCTAGGGGGTTTAAGCCTTTTCCCTGCGTGAAGTTTATTACTCCTCTCATGTTCTGCTAGACTCGGTGATGAATGAACTCCCCGCCTGAGGGGTGAAGAGGTTTCTGGTCGCTGACCTAGAATTTATATAGCTTTAATTGCCCAAAACCTTGAAGGTTGATGTTGAAATCCGAGTTCCTGAAGTTACTCGAAGAGGACGCGGAGTTCCGCCACGCGGTGATGGGGCTCCTAGGCATGAGGGAGCTCTTAGAGCGCTTCGCGAGGCTTGAGGAGAGGTTCAACGAGCTATTGGAGGAGATTAGGGAGCTAAGGAGGATTATCATGGTGGTTAGCCATAGGTTCGGTGTCCTCACTGAGTCGGCTTTCCGCGAAGCAATGAAGTACGTGGTAGAGGAGGTACTGGGCGCCGGTGCAGTTAGGAGGGTGACGATGTACGACGAGGAAGGGCTGGTTTACGGGCACAAGTCCGAGGTAGAGGTAGACCTCGTCGTCAGGGACAGAGAGCACATACTGGTAGAGGTTAAGTCGAGGGTTTCCCGGGGAGACGTCGCCGAGCTCTACAGGGTTGGCTTGCTCTACGAGAAGCTCTACGGGGTTAAGCCGAGGCTTGTGCTCGTAGGTGGCTTTATCGACACTGATGCTTGGGAGACTGCGGGCGCTCTAGGCGTGGCTTTGAAGCCGGCTTTGAAGGAGTGACGCGCTACCTTTATCTCCCCCGCCGCTACTCTAGCACAGTGATGAGCCACGAGTATCGGAGCAGTGAAGAGTGGTGACACGGCTGACTAGCATTTTTATACCTCCCAAGCGGTAGCTTGAGTGGTGTCGGGCGTGGTCTCGGTCGGGGAGCAGGCGCCGGACTTCGAGGCTGAAAGCACGGGCGGGGTGTTCAGGCTAAGCTCGCTCAGGGGTAGGAGGGTCGTGCTCTTCTTCTTCCCCAAGGCCTTCACGCCTGGTTGCTCGCGCGAGCTCTCCGAGTTCAGTGAGCTGTACGAAGAGTTCAAGAGGCTCGGCGCGGAGGTCGTCGGCGTCAGCGCCGACAAGGTGAACACCCTTAGGAAGTTCGCGAAGAGGTACAACGCGGCCTTCAACCTCGTATCCGACCCATCCCTGGAGGTCGCCGGCAAGTACGGCGTCGTGGGAAGGTCCGGGAAGACCGCCGAGAGGGTTACCTTCGTTATAGACGAGCAGGGAGTGGTTAGAGCGGTGCTCAGGGACCTGCCGAGGGCGGAGGACCACCCGCACGCCGCCCTGGAAGCCCTGAAGAGCCTAGCCGGCCAGCAGCCCTAGCGTCTAGCCAGCACGGGGTTGGCTATAGCCCTTACAACGGCGTCCTCGCTTAGAGGGTCGTCGAACGGGTACTCAGCGCTGGCCAGCAGGGGTAGCGCGTAGAAGCCGTCCCCGGAGTGCTCGACGCTAGCCTTGACAACCGAGCTGTCGCCGTCCACGAAGCCCAGCTTAACCACACCGCCCGGGGTGAGCAGTAGAACCACGGAGCCGGCGCCGCCCTCGACGAACACCTCGATGCTCTCAACCCTGGGGAGAAGCCTCGACGTCTCCAGGCTTGCCTCGGCGCCGCCGCCCCGGGCTCGGTAGACGAGCCTGGGCCCCGAGGGGTTCTCGGTGACGTAGACCCTGCCGAGCCTCAGCGACTTGAGGAACTCATCCTCGCTCAGCCTCTCCATGTACACCACGGTCGTCGGCTCCCCCAGCCTCGGTATCCCCTCCTCCCGTGCGACCCTGTGCGCGTCGCTACCCCCCACCGCCACGACGTCCCTCCCCCTCTCCAACAGCTCCACGTACTTCCTGAGGGACAAGTAGTTG encodes:
- a CDS encoding thioredoxin fold domain-containing protein — its product is MKTWKLSLNSPAKSRRLGWRALVAMVALSAVLSVALLYARSQRPAEPYLLASSSEVYSAVSSGGAVAIMFSSPTCPVCEKMEPYWAALASRGGVLAVRFYVVRLGEGTAEAFYKYGVTSTPTYILFLDGRVAARYVGEFPGPNVTQSMLSWVLASLVQPLPQAGAPQGNSCEAGSCPVEPRSQGSGLPLVAAVVSFFAGVLAAFSPCTLPLLIAHAAASARVGARASRMAGGCFAASASSILALGLLFALLSKALSVAHAVLTSFTAILLLLLGASGVAGYRVDLPAVLPGGRLGVYGRCGLFGFLSVQCNLPLVLGPFLAVVGTSMEDFSEALYLALGYSLGTSSVLALALSGSGKVASLFERALYREDLVNRLSGLLLIAAGTLLLFQPYA
- a CDS encoding DUF3782 domain-containing protein: MLKSEFLKLLEEDAEFRHAVMGLLGMRELLERFARLEERFNELLEEIRELRRIIMVVSHRFGVLTESAFREAMKYVVEEVLGAGAVRRVTMYDEEGLVYGHKSEVEVDLVVRDREHILVEVKSRVSRGDVAELYRVGLLYEKLYGVKPRLVLVGGFIDTDAWETAGALGVALKPALKE
- a CDS encoding peroxiredoxin, with protein sequence MVSGVVSVGEQAPDFEAESTGGVFRLSSLRGRRVVLFFFPKAFTPGCSRELSEFSELYEEFKRLGAEVVGVSADKVNTLRKFAKRYNAAFNLVSDPSLEVAGKYGVVGRSGKTAERVTFVIDEQGVVRAVLRDLPRAEDHPHAALEALKSLAGQQP